The Xenopus tropicalis strain Nigerian chromosome 7, UCB_Xtro_10.0, whole genome shotgun sequence genome includes a region encoding these proteins:
- the ptmap12 gene encoding prothymosin alpha like, with amino-acid sequence MADTDVDTTTAEVPVTKDLKEKKEVVEEPEKAENGKGDAPSNGTEENGADHGAQNDDAEEEDEEGDVEGEGEGEGEEEEDEEEGEGDENETDGLSVKRPAEDEEKTETKKQKTENGDSTEVKESA; translated from the exons ATGGCAGATACCGACGTAGATACCACCACCGCCGAGGTCCCCGTCACCAAG GAtcttaaagaaaagaaagaagtgGTAGAGGAACCAGagaaggcagagaatggcaaggGAGATGCCCCATCTAATGGCACA GAAGAGAATGGAGCTGACCATGGTGCACAGAATGATGATGCAGAGGAAGAGGATGAAGAAG GGGATGTAGAAGGTGAGGGTGAGGGTGAaggagaggaagaagaggatgaGGAAGAAGGTGAAGGAGATGAAAATGAGACAGATGGTCTTTCAGTAAAACGTCCTGCGGAAGATGAG GAGAAAACTGAAACTAAAAAACAGAAGACAGAAAATGGAGACTCCACAGAAGTGAAAGAATCTGCCTAA